A part of Sulfurimonas sp. HSL-1716 genomic DNA contains:
- a CDS encoding NADH-quinone oxidoreductase subunit J: MFEAIAFYLFAILTIVMFYITVTTKQALFALTALAAGMIFISAFFFMLGADFLGVVQIIVYTGAVMALYAFGMMFFDTTREVKERSGSSFIIWGLSILSAVFTVVIFSAPIIGSKIESLYPSIKEATNSQSVGMVLFTKYLVPFELAAVMLLVAMIAGIVMAGKKMDRSLTLMREEDILAEEVNRKVIL, translated from the coding sequence ATGTTTGAAGCGATCGCTTTTTATCTGTTTGCAATTTTGACAATTGTTATGTTTTACATTACGGTAACGACAAAACAGGCGCTGTTTGCATTAACTGCATTGGCAGCCGGAATGATTTTTATATCGGCATTCTTCTTTATGCTGGGTGCGGATTTTTTAGGTGTTGTTCAAATCATCGTTTATACGGGTGCCGTAATGGCGCTTTACGCTTTTGGTATGATGTTTTTTGATACGACTCGCGAAGTGAAAGAGCGAAGCGGCTCATCTTTTATCATATGGGGACTTTCGATTCTCTCTGCCGTATTTACGGTAGTTATCTTTTCGGCTCCGATCATCGGTTCGAAGATAGAGTCTCTTTACCCGTCGATAAAAGAGGCTACAAACTCTCAATCCGTAGGTATGGTTCTCTTTACGAAATATCTTGTGCCGTTCGAGCTTGCGGCGGTCATGTTGCTGGTAGCTATGATCGCGGGTATCGTGATGGCAGGCAAGAAAATGGATAGATCGTTGACCCTTATGCGCGAAGAAGATATCTTGGCCGAGGAAGTTAACAGAAAGGTGATTTTATGA
- a CDS encoding NADH-quinone oxidoreductase subunit M encodes MLDHILSILIFLPALAGILGFVIHKDSVKTYGIAVSIIEFLGSLYLWFAFDPNVSGMQFMESMPIIPSFGINYLLGIDGISLFIIIMAALFTMLGIASLGETKKIKNLVITLLFLQMTMVGVFAALDAILFYVFWELSLVPMLYIIGAWGGPLRIYASVKFFLYTFTGSLIMLVGMLFTAYLYYQATGSWSFSILEWYRLILPHSYQLWLFAAFFIGFAIKVPMFPFHTWLPYAHGQAPTIGSVILAAVLLKMGTYAFIRFSLPMFPDAATFFMFPIAVLAIIMIIYTAMVAYAQEDIKQVVAYSSVSHMGVIVLGTFALNVEGITGSVFLMIGHGIVSGALFLLVGVIYDRRHTKLMSEFGGLAHVMPRYATIFGIMMMASVGLPLLINFVGEFLSLLGFYNQSHITTLLAGVAIIVGAIYMLSAFKKAFFGEVTNEKNKNLPDINKRELVALIPLTIIAVWLGVYPKPILNPINNSVESIVALMHEKAISPEAKTRIPALEGKIAIQKSEAEVK; translated from the coding sequence ATGTTAGATCATATCTTATCAATATTAATATTTTTACCGGCACTGGCTGGAATACTGGGCTTTGTCATCCACAAAGACAGTGTCAAGACGTACGGTATAGCAGTTTCGATCATAGAGTTCTTGGGATCTCTGTATCTATGGTTTGCCTTCGATCCGAATGTTTCTGGTATGCAGTTTATGGAAAGTATGCCTATCATTCCGTCGTTTGGAATCAACTATCTCTTGGGAATAGACGGTATATCTCTGTTCATTATCATAATGGCGGCACTGTTTACGATGCTTGGGATCGCTTCATTGGGTGAAACGAAAAAGATCAAAAACCTTGTAATCACGCTGCTTTTCCTGCAGATGACGATGGTCGGAGTTTTTGCCGCTCTTGATGCGATACTTTTCTATGTCTTCTGGGAACTTTCTTTGGTTCCGATGCTTTATATCATCGGTGCTTGGGGAGGGCCTTTACGCATTTACGCATCGGTCAAGTTCTTCTTGTATACGTTCACGGGATCGCTTATCATGCTTGTGGGTATGCTGTTTACGGCGTATCTGTATTATCAGGCAACAGGAAGCTGGAGCTTTTCTATCTTAGAGTGGTATCGTTTGATACTACCGCATAGTTATCAGTTATGGCTGTTTGCGGCATTCTTTATAGGATTTGCCATCAAAGTTCCGATGTTCCCGTTTCATACCTGGCTTCCGTATGCGCACGGTCAGGCACCGACGATCGGTTCTGTGATACTTGCGGCCGTACTTTTGAAAATGGGTACGTATGCGTTTATCCGTTTCTCACTGCCGATGTTCCCTGATGCGGCAACATTCTTTATGTTCCCGATAGCCGTTTTAGCGATCATCATGATCATCTATACGGCAATGGTCGCATATGCGCAAGAGGATATCAAACAGGTCGTTGCCTATTCGTCGGTCTCTCATATGGGTGTCATCGTTCTTGGAACGTTTGCGCTCAATGTCGAAGGGATCACGGGTTCCGTGTTCTTGATGATAGGTCACGGGATCGTGTCCGGTGCACTGTTCTTGCTTGTTGGAGTTATCTATGACAGACGTCATACGAAGCTTATGAGCGAGTTTGGAGGGCTTGCACACGTTATGCCTAGATACGCGACGATCTTCGGTATCATGATGATGGCTTCTGTGGGTCTGCCTCTTCTTATAAACTTTGTCGGGGAGTTCTTGAGCCTGTTAGGATTTTACAACCAATCGCACATAACGACGCTTTTAGCCGGAGTAGCTATCATCGTAGGTGCGATCTATATGCTGAGTGCATTTAAAAAAGCTTTCTTCGGTGAAGTAACGAACGAGAAGAACAAAAATCTTCCGGATATCAACAAAAGAGAGCTGGTGGCTTTAATACCGCTTACTATCATAGCGGTATGGCTGGGTGTATATCCAAAACCGATCTTAAACCCTATCAACAACAGCGTTGAGTCGATTGTGGCTTTGATGCATGAAAAAGCTATATCGCCTGAAGCTAAAACCCGTATACCTGCGCTTGAAGGTAAAATCGCTATACAAAAATCTGAAGCGGAGGTAAAATAA
- a CDS encoding NADH-quinone oxidoreductase subunit G gives MTININGREIQTAEGEFILNAARANDIFIPAICYLTRCSPTLACRLCLVEADGKQVYACNAKAKEGMNITTSTENIEAERRAIMEVYDVNHPLQCGVCDQSGECELQNYTLEVGVDSQSYAIKDVERKDKDWGHIHYNPGLCIVCERCVTVCKDMIGDNALKTVARGADAIDAEFKESMPKDAYAMWNKLNKSLIGLTSGEEMLDCTSCGECAAVCPVGALVDTHFIYSSNAWELRQIPATCGHCSAGCQISYDVKHTDIENSEEKIYRVMNEWNYVSLCGAGRYGFDYENRVEGKDEAAFTAAVEAFQKADTISFTSTITNEEALILQSLKEKFGYRLVNSEAKPFQTFLGNYSEVSGKSLYGSDLNESHGADFIVSVGTALKSDNPNARYAFNNSISMNKGAGLYFHPVKDPVIEGIGKNVMSINHAPLAEEAVLYLLLDLFADKSKLPASIVEYLASFHSEKTITVEETIKEKVVEIVKVKKVNEETGEEEEVEEEKSTMVPKTVSKEVQVDENRLLDLVGAPENFTESLEKFLAKKEKFSLIVGPDLYTHPNAKNLARLVALIEKYSAFKLMMIPSLTNTLGVSLICDLDAEKGSYTIGYNTKGDFTLSALGGGDLDMPAINQQEGTLTSIDKKVNPTNAALPYRGYVLNDIANALGLAAKYTVDYTQKLPVDKGFTAELFDNLPNRYENDGTEVRGYALTNLDVKTSGDESVEAVTEAKMEGTIIYLANPVRQFTEFTNKATNLDEEAGIYMSESYLKESDFNEGDTVMVKTQFGELSTKIISDNKIEGDIATLPTFDSNLNSQALFSGYRFSQATIQGV, from the coding sequence ATTACGATTAATATAAATGGTCGCGAAATACAGACGGCAGAAGGGGAATTCATACTAAACGCCGCCCGTGCGAACGACATATTTATTCCGGCTATATGTTACCTTACGCGTTGTAGCCCGACTTTGGCTTGTCGTCTCTGTTTGGTCGAAGCGGACGGCAAACAGGTCTATGCCTGTAACGCCAAAGCAAAAGAGGGGATGAACATTACGACGTCGACGGAAAATATCGAAGCCGAAAGACGCGCGATCATGGAAGTCTATGATGTTAACCATCCTCTGCAATGCGGGGTGTGCGATCAGTCCGGAGAGTGCGAGCTGCAAAACTATACTCTGGAAGTCGGTGTCGATTCTCAAAGCTATGCCATAAAAGACGTAGAGAGAAAAGATAAAGACTGGGGGCATATACACTACAATCCGGGTCTTTGTATAGTATGTGAAAGATGTGTGACCGTATGTAAAGATATGATCGGCGATAATGCGCTAAAAACCGTAGCACGCGGTGCCGACGCTATTGATGCCGAGTTTAAAGAGAGCATGCCAAAAGACGCATATGCTATGTGGAACAAGCTTAACAAATCTCTTATCGGGCTTACAAGCGGTGAAGAGATGCTTGATTGTACCTCATGCGGCGAGTGTGCGGCGGTCTGTCCCGTCGGCGCTCTTGTCGATACTCATTTCATATATAGTTCAAACGCATGGGAACTTCGTCAGATCCCTGCGACCTGCGGACATTGTAGTGCGGGCTGTCAGATAAGCTATGACGTAAAACATACTGATATCGAAAACTCCGAAGAGAAGATATACCGCGTTATGAACGAATGGAACTACGTATCTCTCTGCGGTGCGGGGCGTTACGGATTTGACTATGAAAACAGAGTCGAAGGAAAAGATGAAGCGGCGTTCACAGCTGCTGTGGAGGCGTTTCAAAAAGCCGATACCATCAGCTTTACCTCGACCATAACGAACGAAGAGGCGTTGATACTTCAGTCTTTAAAAGAGAAATTTGGATACAGACTCGTAAACAGTGAAGCAAAACCGTTTCAAACCTTCCTTGGCAATTACAGCGAAGTAAGCGGAAAATCACTCTACGGAAGTGATCTGAACGAATCTCACGGGGCTGATTTCATAGTTTCGGTAGGAACGGCGTTAAAGAGTGACAATCCTAATGCCAGATATGCATTTAACAACTCCATCTCTATGAACAAAGGAGCGGGGCTGTATTTCCATCCGGTAAAAGACCCTGTTATCGAAGGCATCGGCAAGAACGTGATGAGCATTAACCATGCTCCGCTTGCCGAAGAGGCCGTATTGTATCTTTTACTTGACCTTTTTGCGGACAAATCGAAACTGCCTGCAAGCATAGTCGAGTATCTGGCATCGTTTCACTCAGAGAAGACCATCACGGTCGAAGAGACGATAAAAGAGAAAGTTGTCGAGATCGTAAAAGTCAAAAAAGTGAACGAAGAGACCGGCGAAGAGGAAGAGGTTGAGGAAGAAAAATCCACCATGGTTCCTAAAACGGTCTCAAAAGAGGTTCAAGTCGATGAAAACCGTCTTTTAGATCTTGTCGGTGCACCCGAGAACTTTACGGAAAGTTTGGAGAAGTTCCTTGCGAAAAAAGAGAAATTCTCTCTTATCGTCGGACCGGACCTTTATACACATCCAAATGCTAAAAATCTGGCAAGACTCGTGGCGTTGATCGAAAAATACAGTGCGTTTAAACTCATGATGATCCCTTCGCTTACAAACACACTCGGCGTATCGCTTATCTGTGATCTTGACGCAGAGAAAGGCAGTTACACGATAGGATACAACACAAAGGGAGACTTCACTCTTTCTGCTCTTGGAGGCGGCGATCTTGATATGCCTGCGATCAATCAGCAGGAGGGAACACTGACAAGTATAGACAAGAAAGTAAACCCTACAAACGCAGCACTCCCTTACAGAGGATATGTACTAAACGATATCGCGAACGCTTTGGGACTTGCGGCTAAGTATACTGTAGATTACACACAAAAACTGCCGGTTGACAAAGGTTTTACGGCAGAGCTTTTCGATAACCTGCCAAACCGTTATGAAAACGACGGCACGGAAGTAAGAGGCTATGCCTTGACAAATCTCGATGTAAAAACTTCGGGTGATGAAAGCGTTGAAGCTGTAACTGAAGCAAAAATGGAAGGAACGATCATTTACTTGGCAAATCCTGTCCGTCAGTTTACCGAGTTCACGAACAAAGCTACCAATCTTGATGAAGAGGCGGGTATCTACATGAGCGAGTCCTATCTTAAAGAAAGTGACTTTAACGAGGGAGATACGGTCATGGTGAAAACACAGTTTGGTGAATTGAGTACCAAGATAATAAGTGATAACAAAATCGAGGGAGATATCGCAACTCTTCCTACGTTTGATTCAAATTTAAATTCGCAGGCTCTCTTTAGCGGTTACCGCTTTAGTCAAGCTACAATACAAGGGGTGTAA
- the nuoL gene encoding NADH-quinone oxidoreductase subunit L: MELYLYIALFSPLVGSLFAGLFGATPKTLLTGVVNSSLLFASFIASSILLVHVMEGETIHVEMMTWIAAGNLHIPFGFVVDQVSVTMMMVVTIVSTIVHVYSIGYMDHDKGFNRFFSYLSAFVFSMMVLVMSDNFAGLFIGWEGVGLCSWLLIGFWYHKESASWAANEAFIMNRIADLGMLIGIFLVYWNTGSLQYDKVFAALPALDGTTLMYIGIFLFVGAMGKSAQFPLHTWLADAMEGPTPVSALIHAATMVTAGVYLVVRANPLYDTIPEMGLFIASLGAFVAMFAASMAMVNRDMKRIIAYSTLSQLGYMFAAAGLGAYWVALFHLMAHAFFKALLFLGAGNVMHAMDDELDPFKMGGLKKQMRGTWIMMTLASIALAGVFPLAGFFSKDTILEVGFVEHHYVIYTVLLLTAGLTAFYSFRLVALIFHGEERYKLFGFHPHEAYKFMLLAMSPLAILAVIAGFFKSTYFEMVTKLLPGTEYHIHSEVTEWVMILGTQAFVIISIWYAYKKYINFKGEDKEFEKRFTYKLLINQYYIPHFYEEYIAKPYRELSDVFWRKVDLKIVDATVDLIAMTIYKTGENTRTMQNGNLSSMLRWMVVGIVILLSLAVAFGLTVRYSDVITSVLSGLGV; this comes from the coding sequence ATGGAATTGTACTTATATATAGCACTGTTTTCACCGCTTGTTGGTTCGCTGTTCGCAGGACTTTTCGGAGCTACGCCTAAGACGCTGCTGACGGGGGTCGTAAACTCGTCGCTTCTGTTCGCTTCGTTTATAGCGAGTTCGATTCTGCTTGTGCATGTAATGGAGGGTGAGACCATCCATGTGGAGATGATGACTTGGATCGCTGCAGGGAATCTGCATATACCTTTCGGTTTTGTCGTCGATCAGGTAAGCGTTACGATGATGATGGTCGTAACGATCGTTTCTACTATCGTTCACGTTTACTCTATCGGATATATGGATCACGATAAAGGTTTCAACCGTTTCTTCTCGTATCTTTCGGCATTTGTTTTCTCGATGATGGTTTTGGTCATGAGCGATAACTTTGCCGGTCTATTCATCGGCTGGGAAGGGGTCGGTCTTTGTTCGTGGCTGCTGATAGGATTCTGGTACCACAAAGAGAGCGCAAGCTGGGCGGCAAACGAGGCTTTCATCATGAACCGTATCGCTGACCTTGGTATGCTTATCGGTATCTTTTTGGTCTACTGGAACACGGGATCTCTTCAATACGACAAAGTGTTCGCTGCGCTTCCGGCACTTGACGGCACAACGCTTATGTATATAGGAATATTCCTGTTTGTGGGTGCAATGGGTAAATCTGCACAGTTTCCTCTGCATACTTGGCTTGCCGATGCGATGGAAGGTCCTACACCGGTTTCTGCACTTATCCATGCGGCAACGATGGTTACGGCGGGTGTATACTTGGTAGTTCGTGCAAATCCTTTATATGACACGATCCCTGAAATGGGATTGTTTATCGCAAGTCTAGGTGCATTTGTGGCTATGTTCGCCGCTTCTATGGCGATGGTTAACCGCGACATGAAACGTATCATCGCTTACTCTACGCTTTCTCAGCTTGGGTATATGTTCGCTGCGGCAGGTCTTGGAGCATACTGGGTGGCACTTTTTCACTTAATGGCGCATGCGTTCTTTAAAGCGTTGCTGTTCCTTGGCGCGGGTAACGTCATGCATGCTATGGACGATGAACTTGATCCGTTTAAGATGGGTGGACTTAAAAAGCAGATGAGAGGCACATGGATCATGATGACGCTGGCTTCTATCGCACTTGCAGGTGTGTTTCCGCTGGCCGGTTTCTTCTCAAAAGATACTATCTTGGAAGTAGGCTTTGTAGAACATCATTACGTCATCTATACCGTACTTCTTTTAACTGCGGGTCTTACGGCATTTTATTCGTTCCGTCTGGTCGCTCTTATCTTCCACGGCGAAGAGAGATACAAGCTGTTCGGTTTCCATCCGCATGAAGCGTATAAGTTCATGCTTTTGGCGATGAGTCCGCTTGCGATCCTGGCAGTGATAGCAGGTTTTTTCAAAAGTACGTATTTCGAAATGGTGACGAAACTGCTTCCGGGTACAGAGTATCATATACATTCAGAAGTAACCGAATGGGTTATGATCCTCGGAACACAGGCATTCGTTATCATCTCTATCTGGTATGCGTATAAAAAATATATCAACTTCAAAGGCGAAGATAAAGAGTTTGAAAAACGCTTTACATACAAGCTTCTTATCAATCAATACTATATTCCGCATTTTTATGAAGAGTATATAGCAAAACCGTACAGAGAGCTTTCTGATGTCTTCTGGAGAAAAGTCGACCTGAAAATTGTTGATGCAACAGTTGATTTAATAGCTATGACTATTTACAAAACGGGTGAAAATACACGCACTATGCAAAACGGCAATCTATCGAGCATGCTTAGATGGATGGTCGTAGGTATAGTTATATTGTTATCACTGGCGGTAGCTTTTGGGTTAACAGTTAGATATTCAGACGTTATCACGTCTGTCTTATCAGGTTTAGGAGTTTAA
- the nuoH gene encoding NADH-quinone oxidoreductase subunit NuoH has translation MDMAYLIETIVKIVVIMLIFSALAGLGTYFERKVLAFMQRRLGPMSVGPYGLLQVAADGIKLFTKEDIIPSNVVAPIFKFAPVITAATAFMAAAAIPFWPQFTVFGYTVHPIVADTEIGLLYILAVMAIGLYGLLLGGMASANKFSLISAARTSAIFISYEVVTGLSLLAPIMVVGSLSLVDFNNYQAGGVTHWLVWHQPVAFVLFWIAAFAETGRTPFHLIANDHEIIDGFGTEYSGMRWGLFFIGEYANMFFISFVISLVFLGGFGDGGVMGALALVGKVAFFFFFFLWTRAAWPDVRPDQLMWLCWKVLMPLAVVNVVVTGFVMMF, from the coding sequence ATGGATATGGCATATTTAATCGAGACGATCGTAAAGATCGTCGTAATTATGTTGATCTTTTCTGCATTGGCAGGATTGGGTACATATTTTGAGCGTAAGGTGCTTGCATTTATGCAACGCCGTTTAGGACCTATGAGCGTCGGTCCTTACGGACTTTTACAAGTTGCTGCTGATGGTATTAAACTATTTACCAAAGAGGATATCATTCCTTCAAACGTAGTAGCGCCGATATTCAAGTTCGCACCGGTCATCACTGCTGCTACGGCATTCATGGCTGCTGCTGCAATTCCGTTTTGGCCTCAGTTTACCGTATTTGGTTACACGGTACATCCGATCGTTGCAGATACGGAAATAGGGCTGCTTTATATTTTAGCCGTTATGGCGATCGGTTTATACGGTCTGCTTTTAGGTGGTATGGCATCGGCAAATAAGTTTTCTCTTATCTCTGCAGCGCGTACATCGGCTATATTTATCTCTTACGAGGTTGTAACAGGACTCTCTTTGCTGGCGCCGATCATGGTCGTCGGTTCATTGTCCCTTGTCGATTTCAATAATTATCAAGCAGGAGGCGTGACGCATTGGCTGGTATGGCATCAGCCTGTCGCCTTTGTACTGTTCTGGATAGCGGCATTTGCCGAAACGGGACGTACGCCGTTTCACCTTATCGCAAACGATCATGAGATCATCGACGGTTTTGGTACCGAGTATTCGGGTATGAGATGGGGTCTTTTCTTTATCGGCGAGTATGCGAATATGTTCTTCATTTCGTTTGTCATCTCATTGGTCTTTTTGGGCGGATTCGGAGACGGCGGTGTGATGGGTGCACTGGCACTGGTAGGCAAAGTCGCATTCTTCTTTTTCTTCTTCTTATGGACAAGAGCCGCTTGGCCGGATGTAAGACCGGATCAGTTGATGTGGCTGTGCTGGAAAGTGCTTATGCCGTTAGCTGTAGTAAACGTAGTCGTTACCGGCTTTGTGATGATGTTTTAA
- the nuoK gene encoding NADH-quinone oxidoreductase subunit NuoK: MMQIGLTHYLVLATILFSIGLIGVMKRKNLLMLFFSTEILLNAVNVGFAAISHYYNDLTGQMFAFFIIAIAASEVAVGLGLLIIWHKRSGNINLDTMSSMRG; the protein is encoded by the coding sequence ATGATGCAAATTGGTTTAACACATTATCTGGTATTGGCGACGATCCTTTTTTCAATCGGTTTGATCGGGGTAATGAAGCGTAAAAATCTTTTGATGCTGTTCTTTTCGACAGAGATCTTACTAAATGCCGTCAATGTCGGATTTGCGGCTATTTCACATTATTATAACGATCTTACGGGACAGATGTTCGCGTTTTTCATAATCGCTATCGCGGCATCAGAAGTTGCCGTAGGTCTTGGCTTGCTTATTATTTGGCATAAACGCAGCGGTAATATTAATCTTGACACTATGTCATCAATGAGAGGATAA
- the nuoI gene encoding NADH-quinone oxidoreductase subunit NuoI yields the protein MSIEQFKNRNISDDYFLVDIEDYPTDGWGKFKRVVKRTFKGELFVGLWVVIREMFKFDIHTVQYPKEKMPIGPRYRAVHEMKRLWESGTERCIGCGLCEKICISDCIRMETRLDENSRKEVTEYSINLGRCIFCGYCAEVCPELAITHGGRYENASEQRAHFVMYEDMLTPIDMLKAGKQREFEGFGAITPHEDERVKKTPLAY from the coding sequence ATGAGTATAGAACAGTTTAAAAACAGAAATATAAGCGATGACTACTTTTTAGTAGACATCGAAGATTATCCCACAGACGGATGGGGTAAGTTCAAACGTGTCGTCAAACGTACGTTCAAAGGGGAGCTTTTTGTAGGTCTTTGGGTCGTTATCCGCGAGATGTTCAAGTTTGATATCCATACGGTCCAGTATCCAAAAGAGAAGATGCCTATAGGTCCTCGCTACCGTGCAGTCCATGAGATGAAGCGTCTTTGGGAATCGGGAACCGAGAGATGTATCGGCTGCGGACTCTGCGAAAAGATCTGTATATCAGACTGTATCCGTATGGAGACGCGTCTGGACGAGAACTCTCGTAAAGAGGTTACCGAATACAGTATCAACCTTGGACGCTGTATATTCTGCGGTTACTGCGCGGAGGTCTGTCCGGAACTTGCGATCACGCATGGCGGAAGATATGAAAACGCAAGTGAGCAAAGAGCGCACTTTGTAATGTATGAGGATATGTTGACTCCGATCGACATGCTCAAAGCTGGGAAACAGCGTGAGTTTGAAGGTTTCGGTGCAATTACACCGCATGAAGACGAGCGTGTCAAAAAGACACCTCTGGCATATTAA